In a single window of the Thermoplasmatales archaeon genome:
- a CDS encoding YceI family protein, with amino-acid sequence MAQNIVEKEWTVDTVHSNLGFSIRHMMISTVRGKFKNYTAKITGDPTHPETLKADVSIDWKSIDTDNEMRDNDLRTDKTLLGDDKFPFITFKTEKVEVSGENLKVSGVLGIHGIQKRIELTGDYGGKIIDPYGNERFGLSMKGQLNRKDFGLKWNKLMEGGGAILSDIVNLDISLEAFSKP; translated from the coding sequence ATGGCACAAAATATTGTAGAAAAGGAATGGACAGTAGATACAGTGCACAGCAACTTAGGATTCTCTATAAGGCACATGATGATCAGCACGGTACGAGGTAAATTCAAGAACTATACTGCGAAGATCACCGGCGACCCCACACATCCCGAGACACTGAAAGCTGATGTAAGTATAGACTGGAAGAGCATAGACACGGATAATGAGATGAGAGATAACGATCTTAGAACAGATAAGACACTCCTCGGGGATGATAAATTTCCATTCATCACATTCAAAACAGAGAAAGTTGAAGTTTCTGGAGAAAACTTGAAGGTTTCAGGGGTTCTAGGAATACATGGGATTCAGAAACGCATAGAGTTGACCGGCGACTATGGAGGCAAAATTATTGATCCTTATGGTAATGAAAGATTCGGACTCTCAATGAAGGGGCAACTTAACAGGAAGGATTTTGGCCTCAAGTGGAACAAACTAATGGAAGGGGGAGGAGCTATCCTCTCTGATATAGTGAATCTTGATATTTCGCTAGAAGCTTTTTCTAAACCATAG
- a CDS encoding helix-turn-helix transcriptional regulator encodes MASYKPDTKDMNIKGSTTICPIVEAIKEIGSEWKLIVIRYLDDGPSGFNDLLRTANGINSKTLSSTLKSLEESGIIVRNVQSTRPFRVRYELTSKGKALNKALMDLKEWGQEWVVSIPDNQVAT; translated from the coding sequence ATGGCAAGCTATAAACCTGATACTAAGGACATGAATATTAAAGGTAGTACGACAATTTGCCCCATAGTCGAGGCAATAAAGGAAATAGGCTCTGAATGGAAACTAATAGTCATAAGATATCTTGATGATGGGCCAAGTGGATTTAATGATCTATTGAGAACAGCAAACGGAATAAATTCAAAAACACTTTCGTCCACTCTAAAGAGTCTCGAGGAAAGCGGCATTATAGTACGTAATGTCCAGAGCACGCGGCCATTTCGCGTAAGATATGAGCTCACATCAAAAGGCAAGGCTCTGAACAAGGCATTAATGGATCTGAAAGAATGGGGACAGGAATGGGTTGTTTCAATTCCTGATAATCAAGTTGCCACTTAG
- a CDS encoding IS607 family transposase — translation MYYCVIYTSKIYTIREACDILQVDATTLRRWDREGKIHCIRLSNNFRRVPEEEINRILGVKSNRIDAIYARVSSNDQKNDLYNQINRLKSLHMDAQVFSDIKSGLKFNRKGFTELLNMIEEDKINNIYVTHKDRLARFGFDLIENICKIHGTRVIEVDGEEIPSANEELTRDLISIITSFSARLYGLRSHKMKNILDAVKG, via the coding sequence ATGTATTATTGTGTAATATATACGAGTAAAATATACACAATCAGGGAGGCATGCGACATACTGCAGGTAGATGCAACCACATTGAGAAGATGGGATCGTGAGGGGAAAATACACTGCATAAGACTGTCAAATAACTTCAGAAGGGTTCCTGAGGAGGAAATAAACAGGATATTAGGGGTAAAGAGCAATAGAATAGATGCAATATACGCAAGGGTATCCTCTAACGATCAGAAGAATGATCTATATAACCAGATCAATAGATTGAAATCATTACACATGGATGCACAGGTATTCAGCGATATAAAATCTGGATTGAAATTCAACAGAAAGGGATTCACTGAACTGTTGAATATGATTGAGGAGGATAAAATAAATAACATATATGTTACTCATAAGGACAGGCTGGCAAGGTTTGGCTTTGATCTGATAGAGAATATATGCAAAATCCATGGTACAAGAGTAATAGAGGTGGATGGGGAAGAAATACCATCGGCAAATGAGGAACTAACTAGGGATTTAATATCCATAATAACATCATTCTCAGCAAGGTTGTACGGGTTAAGGTCTCATAAGATGAAGAATATTTTGGATGCGGTAAAAGGATGA
- a CDS encoding transposase produces MSHKWKSIGEKRTISFSYVPGSNILKYLTDMRDLTNKAILNAYSIAKSDNNQLPSPITLRRSLKRYYDSNMIYAKHHINPVCRTAIAILRSYKKNNNGKLKVVKAERLSMRIDSELARIEDNKVRITIKPHEYEYIDIVDKNKKFSEYSNHPVSEVLLTESRVYITFITGSDNKPVIGDNIIGFDLNFKSVDYTVIKNNRIVEVNSIDTSDIAKTQRDYTRKRTKIQKHIKNPAKRIRKLKEATHRQQNVVRDKLQKLTTGIVDDNRDKTFVFENLTNIKKEGQKKKYKDNKKDNKASKGRNSTPKSKRFRTDIGRWPYRLFQKFVDYKSNNRTLYINPEGTSSECPVCGGKLKHPIWKKSECNNCGVTFSRDRLSSLSISAKGLRLCGTPFTVSGSASWYSMKNSYLYHPDQGNY; encoded by the coding sequence ATGAGCCATAAGTGGAAATCTATCGGCGAGAAAAGAACCATATCATTCAGTTATGTTCCAGGGAGTAACATACTGAAATATCTAACTGACATGCGGGATTTAACAAATAAGGCCATACTCAATGCATATTCAATAGCAAAATCAGATAATAATCAACTGCCTTCACCGATCACCTTGAGAAGGTCGTTGAAAAGATATTATGACAGTAACATGATTTATGCAAAGCACCATATCAATCCTGTATGCAGAACTGCCATAGCAATACTTAGGTCATACAAGAAAAACAATAATGGGAAATTGAAGGTCGTTAAAGCAGAAAGACTATCGATGAGGATAGATTCTGAGCTGGCAAGGATAGAGGATAATAAAGTAAGGATAACAATAAAGCCTCATGAGTATGAATACATCGATATTGTTGATAAAAATAAGAAATTCAGTGAATACTCCAATCATCCCGTATCAGAGGTATTATTAACGGAAAGTAGAGTATACATCACGTTCATAACAGGAAGCGATAATAAGCCTGTGATTGGAGATAATATAATAGGATTTGATTTAAACTTTAAATCAGTTGATTACACAGTAATAAAAAATAACAGGATAGTTGAGGTGAACTCCATAGATACATCCGACATAGCAAAAACTCAAAGGGACTACACGAGGAAGAGAACAAAGATACAGAAGCATATTAAGAATCCCGCCAAACGGATCAGGAAACTGAAAGAGGCAACACACAGACAGCAGAATGTCGTAAGGGACAAACTCCAGAAACTAACGACCGGAATAGTTGATGATAACAGAGATAAGACCTTCGTGTTCGAGAATTTGACAAATATAAAAAAGGAGGGGCAAAAAAAGAAATATAAGGATAATAAAAAAGACAATAAAGCCAGCAAGGGACGGAATAGTACTCCGAAGTCTAAGAGGTTCAGAACAGATATTGGCAGATGGCCATACAGACTGTTCCAAAAATTTGTAGATTATAAATCCAATAACAGAACACTGTACATAAATCCAGAGGGGACTTCTTCTGAATGTCCTGTATGTGGTGGAAAATTAAAGCACCCAATCTGGAAAAAATCTGAATGCAATAACTGTGGTGTAACCTTCAGCAGGGATAGATTATCCTCATTATCTATCTCTGCCAAGGGATTACGCCTATGCGGTACCCCGTTTACCGTGAGTGGCAGTGCCTCCTGGTATTCTATGAAGAATAGTTACCTGTACCATCCAGATCAGGGCAACTATTGA
- a CDS encoding pirin family protein, with translation MIKNIDYVFHGTNTQDGAGVKLKRIFGGHESAKITDPFLLLDHFGSNRIEDYIAGFPWHPHRGIETVTYLLEGKVEHEDSEGHKGTIYPSDIQWMTAGSGIFHQEMPKPLNEKDPQELLKTTGMPNSVVGMQLWLNMPASKKMSMPTYRDFKGNEFPKIDNGNGAIVKIVAGNYFGIDGLLEQNPLKTSYFDVFMEDESTFELSVENGLNSMIYVIAGSVTSESKARETLAAGNLGVFSRNGERIVLSTNGGKARFIFLAGKPLNEPIYWYGPIVMNSREQIDEAVPEILCTVMHLFLAVAGILNSCPDLDGTGNYSS, from the coding sequence ATGATAAAAAATATAGACTATGTGTTTCACGGAACGAATACACAGGATGGCGCAGGTGTAAAGCTAAAGAGAATTTTTGGAGGACACGAATCCGCCAAGATAACGGATCCATTTCTTCTACTTGACCATTTTGGATCCAATAGAATCGAAGACTACATCGCGGGCTTCCCATGGCATCCCCATCGAGGAATAGAAACTGTGACCTATTTGCTTGAGGGAAAAGTTGAACATGAGGACAGTGAGGGACATAAGGGAACGATATATCCGTCGGATATACAGTGGATGACAGCAGGTAGCGGTATATTTCATCAAGAAATGCCGAAACCATTGAATGAAAAGGATCCGCAAGAATTGCTTAAAACCACTGGTATGCCAAACAGCGTTGTAGGTATGCAGCTGTGGCTAAATATGCCGGCTTCCAAAAAGATGTCTATGCCTACGTATAGAGATTTCAAGGGAAATGAGTTTCCTAAAATTGATAACGGTAACGGAGCAATCGTCAAGATTGTTGCTGGGAACTACTTTGGGATAGATGGTTTGCTTGAACAAAACCCGCTGAAGACCTCATATTTTGATGTTTTTATGGAAGATGAATCTACTTTCGAACTCAGTGTAGAGAATGGGTTAAACTCCATGATATACGTAATCGCTGGCAGTGTAACAAGCGAATCGAAGGCAAGGGAGACACTTGCAGCAGGAAATCTCGGCGTATTCTCAAGGAACGGTGAAAGAATTGTCCTGTCAACAAACGGTGGCAAAGCAAGGTTTATCTTTTTGGCCGGAAAACCATTAAACGAACCAATTTATTGGTATGGGCCAATAGTGATGAACTCTAGGGAACAGATAGATGAAGCCGTTCCTGAAATATTATGCACTGTTATGCATCTCTTTCTTGCAGTCGCTGGAATTCTCAATAGTTGCCCTGATCTGGATGGTACAGGTAACTATTCTTCATAG
- a CDS encoding FAD-binding protein: protein MKVLVFIKQIPDVNMIKFDENTKRIVRDGVPLSMNSFDKKAVEEALRLKDTYGMETIVASMGPTQASQVLNEALRMGIDRAALISDRKFGGSDTLATSKILSEFAKIEKPDLILTGKYSLDGETSQVPPEVAVFLDYQFLSSVSKIETINEDSIVVERDLERGTSKAKIAIPAVLSVSEKINKARAIKPGTPDMSSKIEIFDSVKISLDITGQEFSPTVVQGTKLMESKREATMLSYESNVFDKIMKIIENNSKTGNNTEKIQVNDYENGHDSILSVAIDDIQISEEISSKCAELASKNSLNTIIFGNIEPAKASTLVGNKYYYVGAKNVDELTASLYNFINKNSPKYVIFPSTINGRDIAASIAAKMSLGLTADCVDLDIANGRLIQYKPAFGGNVVASIYSKTDPQMATVRPGMFKKMIPNSSPEIIELPSDYMSQIQVIEETPVPSEFTPLNSKNIVIGFGRGVKNKNFVQEIVRLAGKLDASVGASRPVVDMKFVPRQQQIGLTGTSISPSIYLNLGISGQPNHVVGIRYSKIIISVNSDPNAEIFKYSDYGIVADLTEFVNDFNSYLDTKNK from the coding sequence ATGAAGGTTTTAGTTTTTATCAAGCAGATCCCAGATGTAAACATGATAAAATTTGACGAGAACACAAAGCGGATTGTCAGGGATGGCGTACCTCTTTCCATGAATTCTTTTGATAAAAAGGCTGTTGAGGAAGCGCTTAGGCTAAAAGATACCTATGGCATGGAAACAATAGTGGCCTCCATGGGACCAACTCAGGCTTCTCAGGTATTAAATGAAGCACTTAGAATGGGTATTGATAGGGCCGCACTAATATCGGACAGAAAGTTTGGCGGATCGGATACCCTCGCAACCTCCAAGATCCTGTCGGAATTTGCAAAAATAGAGAAACCAGACCTGATATTGACAGGTAAGTATTCCCTCGACGGAGAAACTTCGCAGGTTCCTCCAGAAGTGGCTGTTTTCTTGGATTACCAATTTCTTTCATCTGTTTCCAAGATTGAAACTATAAATGAAGATTCCATAGTTGTAGAGAGAGATCTTGAGAGAGGTACTTCCAAAGCTAAGATCGCTATACCTGCCGTTTTATCTGTAAGCGAGAAGATCAACAAGGCACGTGCTATTAAGCCCGGAACCCCGGACATGTCTTCAAAAATAGAAATTTTTGATTCTGTTAAAATCAGCTTAGATATCACTGGACAGGAATTCAGTCCTACAGTGGTTCAGGGCACAAAATTAATGGAAAGCAAGAGAGAGGCTACCATGCTTAGCTATGAATCCAATGTTTTTGACAAGATCATGAAAATCATCGAAAACAACTCCAAAACTGGCAACAACACAGAGAAAATCCAGGTTAATGACTATGAGAATGGGCATGATTCCATACTATCTGTTGCGATCGACGATATTCAGATCTCCGAAGAGATCTCCTCGAAATGTGCTGAACTTGCTTCAAAAAACTCGTTAAACACAATAATATTTGGGAACATAGAGCCTGCTAAGGCTTCGACGCTTGTTGGAAATAAGTATTATTACGTCGGAGCAAAAAACGTTGATGAGTTAACTGCATCCCTTTATAATTTTATCAATAAAAATAGCCCAAAATATGTAATATTTCCATCAACAATCAATGGACGAGACATTGCTGCTTCTATTGCTGCTAAAATGTCCCTTGGTTTGACTGCAGACTGCGTTGATCTGGATATTGCCAATGGAAGACTAATACAGTACAAACCAGCTTTTGGGGGAAATGTTGTCGCATCGATTTATTCGAAAACAGATCCCCAGATGGCTACGGTTCGCCCGGGAATGTTCAAAAAAATGATCCCAAATTCTAGTCCTGAAATTATTGAACTGCCTTCTGACTATATGTCACAGATACAAGTAATTGAGGAAACACCCGTTCCTAGCGAATTTACCCCATTGAATTCAAAAAATATTGTTATAGGATTCGGGAGAGGGGTTAAAAACAAGAACTTTGTTCAGGAGATCGTTAGGCTAGCCGGGAAACTTGATGCATCAGTTGGAGCATCCAGACCTGTGGTGGATATGAAATTTGTTCCCAGGCAGCAGCAGATAGGACTTACCGGCACGTCCATATCTCCGTCCATCTATCTGAATTTAGGGATATCAGGACAGCCCAATCATGTTGTTGGAATTCGCTACTCAAAGATCATAATATCGGTGAATAGCGATCCAAATGCAGAAATATTCAAGTATTCAGACTATGGAATCGTTGCCGATTTAACAGAATTTGTTAACGATTTTAATTCTTATCTTGACACCAAGAACAAATAA
- a CDS encoding acyl-CoA dehydrogenase family protein encodes MKNQFSEIFLSKGVNYLLDDVPLVNIVQFLDIKYDSDLADLGLFVSNEVVESADFIDHEAKPILRTWSVLGKRIDYVRISPDHRNLLNKLLSFGIVRKSIESDFPLTYHFLSGYLISDSGLFCTLTLTAQTAYAISKYGDRNLKDRYLKNYLSLDDPWLGATYYSETQGGSDLGANNTVATQRDDSWVLNGTDKYFASDAGLADGAIVTAKVKEGYGAKNLGVFFVPAYKDNGDLNYQIRRLKDKLGTIAVPTGEVEFVNSNGFLIGNMNKGVYYAMEILTISRIDDAIAAVGIARKALWEAYLFANQREAFGKKIIDHPLLLRDFLENESELEAAIFLSVLAADKFSKSSKSQPPYSDDYNYARLLSHIAKNMASWTSAEVTRYSMEIFGGIGFFEEFPVAKFHRDAIVTSIWEGTSNIQALDMLEAIQKKKAHILFLKEFDQLTSAIPDDRVRSMLNEERGNLVSFLNSMLELGTGELFAKDLLSKLGEYASSVLLYSVGFSARSQKDKNSIINSANIYFWRHFRKNEIMPAEFISGEKSEGLKWMLKKH; translated from the coding sequence ATGAAAAACCAATTTTCTGAAATATTTTTGAGCAAAGGAGTTAACTATTTACTTGATGATGTTCCACTTGTCAACATCGTCCAATTTCTTGATATTAAGTACGACTCTGACTTGGCTGACCTAGGCCTTTTTGTTTCCAACGAAGTGGTAGAATCAGCCGATTTCATAGATCATGAGGCAAAACCAATCCTTAGAACGTGGAGTGTTCTGGGAAAAAGGATAGACTATGTCAGAATATCTCCAGATCATAGAAATTTATTGAACAAACTGCTTTCTTTTGGAATTGTAAGAAAAAGTATAGAATCAGACTTTCCTTTAACATACCATTTTCTATCTGGCTACTTAATATCCGATTCAGGATTGTTCTGTACACTTACTCTAACTGCGCAGACAGCTTATGCTATTTCAAAATATGGAGACCGAAATTTGAAGGACAGATACCTGAAAAATTATTTGTCTCTTGACGACCCATGGCTTGGAGCGACGTATTACAGCGAAACACAGGGAGGAAGCGATCTTGGCGCCAACAACACCGTCGCTACACAAAGAGATGATTCGTGGGTCCTAAATGGAACCGATAAGTACTTCGCAAGTGACGCTGGACTTGCCGATGGAGCAATTGTCACCGCCAAGGTAAAAGAGGGATATGGTGCAAAAAATTTAGGAGTGTTCTTTGTTCCAGCGTATAAGGATAACGGGGATCTAAATTATCAGATTAGAAGGCTAAAAGACAAACTGGGCACCATAGCAGTCCCTACCGGAGAGGTTGAATTTGTAAATTCCAATGGTTTTCTGATTGGGAACATGAACAAGGGCGTTTATTATGCAATGGAAATACTAACAATTTCAAGGATAGATGATGCAATAGCTGCAGTGGGAATTGCGAGAAAAGCCTTATGGGAAGCTTATTTGTTTGCGAATCAAAGGGAGGCTTTTGGAAAGAAGATAATAGATCATCCATTGCTTCTCAGAGATTTTCTTGAGAACGAATCTGAGCTTGAGGCGGCGATATTCTTATCTGTTCTCGCAGCAGATAAATTCTCAAAATCTTCAAAATCCCAACCTCCTTATTCAGATGATTACAACTACGCCAGACTCCTGTCTCACATTGCCAAGAATATGGCATCCTGGACATCTGCAGAAGTCACTCGCTATTCCATGGAAATTTTCGGCGGAATAGGGTTCTTTGAAGAATTTCCCGTAGCAAAATTCCACAGAGACGCCATTGTAACGTCAATTTGGGAGGGAACTAGCAACATCCAAGCCCTGGATATGCTTGAAGCGATTCAGAAAAAGAAAGCCCATATTTTATTCCTAAAGGAATTTGATCAACTGACATCTGCTATACCTGACGATAGAGTGAGAAGTATGCTAAATGAAGAAAGAGGAAACCTTGTTTCCTTTTTAAATTCCATGCTAGAATTGGGAACCGGTGAGCTGTTTGCCAAGGATCTGTTATCAAAATTAGGGGAATATGCATCGTCCGTGCTTCTCTATTCCGTTGGATTCAGTGCCCGCTCACAAAAGGACAAAAACTCAATCATAAATAGTGCAAACATATATTTCTGGAGACATTTCCGCAAAAATGAGATTATGCCTGCAGAATTCATTTCAGGAGAAAAATCAGAAGGTCTGAAATGGATGTTGAAGAAACATTAA
- a CDS encoding electron transfer flavoprotein subunit beta/FixA family protein — translation MVNVIVLIKQMLDLEQIRSDPGTGKPIKNGVPAKLETLSENSIEAAVTLKEKYGGKVTAILFGNEQSSASMKRAYAMGVDDGYIITGYKESNYLFTARVLAEKIKELPHDVIILGNQSADTFSGFLSGQLSALLGEPLLGNSVSIDIEGDAVKVKRNLENKSLIISAKKPAIVSVSQEINEPRLPPVMQIMAAGRKPIHTEAPKIQPSGSVQILSEISPKSDRKKIIFEDVDKGVSEVGKILKEATR, via the coding sequence ATGGTTAACGTAATTGTGCTGATAAAACAGATGCTTGACTTAGAACAGATAAGATCTGACCCAGGGACAGGAAAACCTATAAAAAATGGAGTTCCCGCAAAACTGGAAACCTTAAGTGAAAATTCAATAGAGGCTGCAGTAACACTGAAAGAGAAATATGGAGGAAAAGTTACTGCGATACTTTTCGGCAATGAACAATCATCAGCATCAATGAAACGTGCGTACGCAATGGGAGTTGATGATGGATATATCATCACGGGCTACAAGGAGAGTAATTATCTTTTCACTGCTCGGGTTTTAGCCGAGAAAATAAAGGAATTGCCGCACGACGTAATTATTCTGGGTAATCAATCTGCTGATACATTCTCCGGATTTCTCTCAGGGCAGCTCTCTGCATTATTGGGCGAACCGCTCCTAGGCAATTCCGTCTCAATAGACATCGAAGGCGATGCAGTAAAAGTTAAGAGAAATCTTGAAAATAAGAGCCTGATTATTAGTGCAAAAAAGCCTGCTATAGTTTCAGTCAGTCAAGAGATTAATGAACCTAGACTCCCGCCAGTTATGCAGATCATGGCTGCAGGAAGAAAACCAATACACACCGAGGCACCAAAAATACAGCCAAGTGGATCTGTACAAATCCTCAGTGAGATTTCTCCAAAAAGTGACAGGAAGAAGATAATATTTGAGGATGTGGATAAGGGTGTTTCTGAAGTAGGTAAGATTCTAAAGGAGGCGACAAGATGA